GGCAGGATAAGGGAGAAGGTTATCGAATGGATAAAGGATTTCGCTGACTACAAGGTTGATACAATTGGAAACCTTATCGTGGAGCTTGGAGAAGGGAAAGAAAAGGCCATTTTTATGGCACACATGGACGAAATTGGACTCCTGATAACAGGAATAACCAATGATGGAAAGCTAAAGTTTAGGAAAATTGGGGGAATAGATGATAGGCTTCTTTTGGGAAGGCATGTAAGGGTAATAACCGAGAAGGGGGAGCTGGACGGAGTTATAGGTGTAACACCAGTTCACCTCAACCTTGAAAGGAAGTTCGACACCATTCCTTGGCACAGTCTCGAAATAGACATTGGAGCGGAATCAAAGGAAGAAGCCGAAGAAATGGGAGTAAAGGTTTTGGACTTTGCAGTATTTAAAAAGCACTTCAGCATCTTAAACAACAAATACATCGCTACACGTTCCTTAGACGACAGGTTTGGTGTTATTGCTTTGATTGAAGCCATAAAAGACCTTGTTGATCATGATCTGGATGGAAAATACATCTTTGCCTTTACGGTTCAAGAAGAGATAGGGCTTAAGGGAGCCAAGTTTTTGGCAAACAAATATTCACCAAAGTACGCCATAGCTGTAGATTCGTTTGCATGCTGCTCTTTCCTTACTGGAGACGTGAGGCTCGGAAAAGGTGCTGTAATAAGGGCTGTTGACAATTCAGCAATCTACACCCCATCTCTGGCAAGGAGAGCCCTTGAAATAGCAAAAAAGAACAACATTCCAATACAGATCGGAGTTACCGGGGGAGGAACTGATGCATCGGTTTTTGAAGCCAAAAGCCAGACTTTGGCTCTAAGTGTTCCCATAAAATACCTCCACAGCGAAACGGAAATGCTCCATCTAGATGACCTCAAAGCCCTGATAAAGCTAATAGAAGCACTAGTGTTTGAACTCGAATAACGGAGGTGATTCTTTGCTTAAATATGTTGGGTATTTTGGTGTTGGAGTTTTCATAGGTATATTGGCAGCTCTCTTCGGCTTAGGGGGAGGGTTTTTGATCGTACCAACTCTAAACCTCTTAGGAGTTGAAATCCATCACGCAGTTGGAACCTCAAGTGCTGCCGTTGTTTTCACTTCCCTAAGCTCTGCCATAGCCTATCACAGACAGAGGAGAATACACTACAAAGCAGGTCTCCTCTTGGCAAGCACTGCAGTGATAGGAGCGTACATAGGGGCATGGATGACGAGTTATATAAGTGCAAGCCAGTTAAAGGTCATTTTTGGTGTAGTCCTATTCCTTGTGGCAATAAGGCTTTACCGCAAAAAGAGCAAAGAGCCACATGAAGTAGATTTGAGCCAGATAAAGCTGGATTATAAAATTGTGCCTATTGGAGGATTCATAGCAGGAATAGCAAGCGGGCTGCTTGGTATAGGCGGCGGAGCAATAAACGTTCCTTTCCTAACTTACATGGGACTGCCGATACACTATGCCGTGGCAACTTCAAGCTTTGCCATAGTATTTACCGCCACAAGCGGGGCTTTTAAACACTATATGCTCGGGAACGTTGAAGTTGAGTGGCTAATACTACTTGTACCGGGGTTGATAGTTGGGGCTCAGTTAGGGGCAAAGATAGCGAAAAGAACCAAGGCAAGCAACCTAACAAAAGCTTTCGCTGTTGTGATGGCATTCCTAGCCCTCAGAATGATTCTCAAAGGACTTGGCTACCCAGTTCCTTGAGTTTTTGTTATTAACTTTTTTAGGGAAAAAGAGATTTAAAGTGATTTTGCGAACTTTTTTCATGATCGAGTATCTCGTCGATTTCATCATTGGGCTTGCAATAGGGACAATAGCTGGACTTTTTGGAGTCGGTGGAGGGTTTCTTATAGTTCCAACGCTTACTTTTATAGGATTACCTATTCATACTGCAATTGGGACAAGTCTTGCCTGCATAGCAATTAGTTCTCTTGCTTCCGCTTATACCCACATTAAAAAGAGAAAAGTTCTTTTTAAGGTGGTGGCAATTAAAGAGGCATTTTCAATGCCAGCCGCACTAATTGGGGCCCATGTGACAACATTTTTACACGAATCCCTCCTAAGAGGAATGTTCTCAATGCTGTTGTTCTACCTGGCATATAAGATGGCCACAACACCTTCAAAATCTCATCATGAAGAAAGCCTCAAAATAAACTACAAGAATGTTCCCATAGTGGGTGTACTTTCAGGCTTTGTATCCGGTCTGCTTGGAATAAGCGGAGGGATTCTGAACGTCCCCCTTTTCCATGTTCTTGTTGATATACCTGTAAGGTACTCTATCGGGACATCTAGTGTGGCACTATTTTTCACAGCTCTCGCTGGAACTTATGGACATCTTAAGGCAGAAAATGTGAACATTGAAACGGCACTTCTTTTAGCTCCAGGGCTGGTAATAGGAGCGTACCTAGGGGCGAGAAGTGCCCACACTTTGCATCCAGAGAAATTAAAACGTTGGTTTGCTCTTATACTCATTTTGATCGGAGTTAAAATGTTAATTTAGCCCTTAAATTTATTAACTTCTCCCCCATAATTAAAAAAGAGCTTTGGAACAGCTTGAAACCTTCGTTTCACCGGGTTCCTAAAGTAAGCCAAGATCATATTAACGATGGTGAGAGTGATGAAGTTTAGTGCTCTTGGGATCATCCTTGTTTTAATAGGCGGGCTAATCCCCATTAGCATTGCCCAAAACCAAAGCAACAGCCAATATCTGGAGGAGCAGAGCAACGAGAGTATGGCAGGAGAGCTAATAGCTCAGCTGACCAAACTCAGCGAATTTGTAGAATCAAGGATAAGGCCCATAAAGAACGAACTGCCCCAGGATACTTTAGAGAACTACAAAAAAGCCGAAGACCTCAAAGAAAAAGCTTCTCTGGAATATCAGAATGGAGAATATCAAAATGCGATCCAGGATGCCCTATTGGCTATGAAACACTATAAAGAAGTTCTCAGGGAATTGAAAGAAACAGAAAGTACAGAAATGTTGAGAGAGCAGATGAATGTGGAAGCTGAAAGGATCATTGCGTATTTCTCCTACGTAGAGAAGGTCATAAAAGTGGCTGAAAAGGAAGGAGTTAACACGGACAGGCTGATAAAAACCTACAAGGAGACCAAAGATGCTTATAGAACTGTCCTTGAAGCCTTAAAAGCAAAAAAGATAGAAGATGCGAAAAGAAACATGGAAATTGCTAGAATGAAAAGGGCTGAACTCAATAGAGAACTAGAAAAAGTGCTCAGAGAACTCGCTTCGAGGAATGCTGAAAGGATCGTTAATTCTTTCTTGGTAAAGACCAAGCAGAGTATTGCAGTTGCTGAGGTAATGGTAGAAAACGCAAAAACAAGAGGCATGAACGTGAAAGAGGCGGAGCAGAGCATAGAGAGAATAAAAAACATCTACATAAAAGTCGAGAGCTTAGCAAAAGAAGGGAAATGGATTGAGGCATTAGGGGTAATCAGAGAGAATTCCCACCAAATACAGAAGTTCTTTAGGACGATAGAAAGAGTTAGAAGAGAGAACATAAACATAAAAGAAACCCTAGAAGAGCTGAGAGAGAGGATAAAAAAGGATACAACCGCAATTGCAATTCTAAAGAAGAAAGGAATAAATACAGCAAGAGCTGAGGTGCAGCTCAAAGGAGCCGTCAATGAGCTTTCTGCAGCGATTATTTCATTAAAACGCAACGATATCAGCAACGCCATCGTCCATATTCAGAGAGCTGAAAAGCTTCTCGCAGAGGTAGAGGAATTCATAAAGGCCAACTCTTAGGGGGTGCAGAAGTGAAACGTGCCTTTGCTCTAATAAGCATCCTCATTCTCCTGCCCGTTGTCAGTGCCCAGTTTACAGTTTCACAGGTGGAGCTGACGATCTACACCGATGGTTACGTTAAGGTTCATTATCAGTTGATTCCAGAGGAATACACCTCTCAAATCAGCCTGCCGCTTTTAGGGAAAAACTACGAAGGTGTGGAGGTTGTTGATGAAAACGGCAATCCCCTTAATTTTGAAGTTTACAATGAATCGCTCATCATTTATGTGGAAAATGCTCAAGTCGTAGATGTGTCCTACTATACTCCCGATCTGACGTATAAAGAAGGCTTAGTGTGGACTATTAACGTCTCAATGGAATATCCCTTTGACGTCATTCTTCCTGAAAATGCCGTTGTGGTCGATTTATCCGAGCTTCCCCTTAAAATAGCCTCCAATGTAATTACAATGCCCCCTGGAAACCAGAGTATTTCCTACACTCTTGAATTTGCAGCCGAAGAGGGCAGGAAGGACTTTTATTTTCCAGTTTTGGCATTTTTGGTGGTCTTGATAATAGCCATTTCTGGCTTTTTGACAATAAGAAAGAGAAAAAAAGAGGCCCCAAAGGAAGAGCTCCACATAAACAGGGACGAATTTTTGAAAAAGCTCGAAAGTTTTAACTTAAATGAAGATGAAAAGAGGGCTTTACTCTACATACTAGAAAAGGGAGGCAGGGCAAGCCAAGCAGAGGTTAGAACTGCTTTGGGAATACCCAAAACCACAGCGTGGAGAATGTTCAAGCGCCTCGAAAGACAGGGGCTTGTTAGAATAATCAAGGGGAGGAAAGAAAATTGGGTAGAATTAAAACCTTAACGAACCTTTGCCCCTAATTTTACCCCTTTTTCTGGTGTTAATAGGGCAACGGTTTTTCCGTCATCTGCTGCCAAAAGCATTCCCTGGCTCTCAATTCCCCTGAGCTTCTTTGGCTCCAAGTTCGTAATAACTGCCACGTACTTGTTAAGAAGCTCCTCCTTTTTGTAGTATGCCTTCAAACCTGCCACAAGCTGCCTAACCTCATCTCCTAGATCAACCTTGACAACATAGAGCTTGTCAGCATTTGGATGGTCCTCAACGCTGATTATCTTCCCAATTCTTATATCGAGCTTGGCAAATTCATCAAACTTCACATAACCCATCTTCCTCTCCTCCTTCTGCTTTTCTTTTGACCCCATTACTTTCTCTCCATAAATCTTCCTCAAGACTACCTCAGCTTCATCTCCAAGTCTTTCTTTTGCTACCTTAACAACATCCTCCATCTTGTAATACTTATCAAGCAAAATTCTGGCACTTTCTGGATTGCCTCTGCCTATGTACTTAACTATGTATGCTATTATATCTTCATCGCTGACTTTTCTAAATAGGATCTCAGCTTTTCTGACCTTGTGTCCGGCTTTAAGGGGCTCAAACTTCCACTTCTTGACTTCTTCGAGGTTTAAGAGGTGCCATATCTTTTCACTTGCGTCCGGAAGGAAGGGTTCAAGGAGTATACCCAATGCCTTAACTATTTGGAGAGACACATTTACGGTTGTTCCAGTCCTAATTCTATCGGTTTTAGCCGTCTTCCATGGTTTCTGATAGTCAAAGTACTGGTTGCCAAATATTGCAAGCGTCATTACCCTTTTAAGAGCCTCTTTGAACTGGTACTTTGATATTAACTCACCAACCTCTGCAAAAGCCTTCTTTATCTCGTCAAATGCTTTCTTGTCAAGGTCATCAAGTTCCCCGAGTTCTGGAACCTTTCCATCAAAATACCTGTTAACAAAGGTGAGTGCCCTGTGCACGAAGTTTCCAAGATTGTTCACGAGCTCTTCGTTAATTTTCTTCTTGAAATCATCAAAGCTGAAATCACTATCCCTCGTTTCTGGCATTATGGCGGTTAGGTAATACCTCAAGTAGTCTGCAGGAAATGCATCGAGAAACTCATGCACCCATATAGCCCAGTTTCTGCTAGTTGAGAACTTTCTACCCTCTAAGTTTAGGTACTCGTTTGCGGGAATGTCATAAGGCAGAAGCCAGTCAAACTCACCTTTTTCATCTTTATACTTGCCATAGGCCATTAAGAACGCTGGCCAGAATATGGCATGGAAGGGAACGTTGTCCTTTCCGATGAAGTGAACTATTCTTGTCTCGCCGTCGTATCCACTAAGCCAGTACTTCTTCCACTCCTCTTCTTTTCCAAGCCTCTTAAAGTACTCAACGGTTATTGAGATGTACCCTATTGGTGCCTCAAACCAAACGTAAAGGACTTTCCCTTTAACGTCTTCGTCCTCAAGAGGTACCGGAATTCCCCAGTTAAGGTCTCTCGTTATTGCCCTCTCTTCCAGACCCTCGTTGATCCATCCCAAGACCGTATTTCTGACGTTTGGCTTCCAGTGTTTCTGGCTTAAAACCCACTCTTTAAGCTTCTCTTGGAAGTTCTGCATTTTTATGTAGTAATGGGCAGAATCCTTGAATGTGATTGGATTTCCACATATGTTGCACCTTGGGTTTATGAGCTTCTCCGGGGTAAGGGGATGACCACAGACCTCACATTGGTCACCTCTCTGATCCTCTGCACCACAGTAGGGGCAGGTGCCAATAACGTATCTATCCGGTAGGAACATCTTGTCATGCTCACAATAAGCCTGCTTTTCAACTTTTTTAACAAGGTGTCCATTCTCAAGGGCTTTCAAGAAGAACTCCTGACTTATCCTGTAGTGGACGGGAAGTTCAGTTCTCCCAAAATAATCAAAGCTTATCTTTGCCCTTTCAAATGTCGTTTTGATGTGCTCATGGTAATAATCTACTATCTCCCTTGGACTCTTGCCTTCCTTTAAGGCTCTGAAAGTTATCGGAGTACCATGTTCGTCTGTTCCACATATGAAAATAACGTCTTCTCCCTTTAGCCTCAAATAACGCACGAATATGTCTGCTGGAAGATATGCCCCAGCTAGATGCCCTGCATGTATGGGGCCATTAGCGTAAGGCAATGCAGAGGTTACAGTGAATCTCATCTCTACCACCTCCAAGAACTAACTTGCTGCCCTTTATAAGTTCTCGCCAATTTTAAATATTACGGTGAGTTATTTTCTGTATATGAAAATATATCTGCTATTGCATAATCACTTACCCATGTTGATCTCCGAGGCTTTAATGACTACACATTTTTCGGGCAACTCCACTTCTCCTCTGTAAACGATTAAAGCACCCTCAAAAGGCATGATTGTGACTTTAATCTTTTTCAGACCAAAGCCGGATGAGGAAAGCTCGCCAGTCACTACTATAGGATTTTCTTTAAGCTCTAAGAGCTTGAAAAAGCTCTCCTTATTAACGTAGACTATCAACCCTCCAGCCACAACCCTCTGTGCCGGAACCTCAATCCCGCAACCCATGGTATCACCAAAGTGTTTTAACTATCAAAACCCAAAACTCTTTCGGTGGGAAAAATGAAAGCGAGGATTAGAGAAAAGTTCGCCTTTGATGCCGCCCATGCGGTAAAGATAAATGGAGAACTTGAAGAGATTCACGGACACACTTTCAGAGGCGAAATTTTCATTGAAGGAGAAATAAAAGAAGGCTACATAATGGACTTTCTGGAGCTTAGAAAGATTTTAGACAACGCCATTGCACCTTTAAGGCATAAAAATCTAAACAAGCTTTTCGAAAACCCGACAACCGAGAACATCGCCCTCTGGATTGCTGAGAGAGTTAGGAAAAACTTACCCCAAGATATTAAGCTGCATAAAGTCGTTCTGTGGGAAGGAGACGAAAATGGAGTTGAGTTTGAGTTTTAACGCCCTACCAAAAAGCTAAAATTTAGGGGAATAAAGGTATTAGGGGTGAAGAAAATGAAAGATTTCTACATAGCACATGAAGATGAGATAAAAGCAGGAAAAACCACAGATGTTTACTTTATCAGAACTAAGAAGATACTGGAAGAAAAAGGCATTCACAAAAAAGTTTTTGCTGATATATCAACAACTTCTCTTCCAAAAGGCTGGAAATGGGGAGTCCTAGCTGGAGTGGAGGAAGTGGCAAAGCTCTTGGAAGGACATCCGGTAAACGTTTATTCCATGCCGGAAGGGACAATATTCCATCCATACGAGCCTGTAATGCAGATTGAAGGATACTATAAGGAATTTGGTATCTTTGAAACCGCACTGCTCGGGATGCTGAGCCAAGCAAGTGGAATAGCAACAGCAGCCCTTAGAGTCAAAATGGCTGCAAACTTCAAACCAGTTTATTCCTTTGGTATAAGGCACATGCACCCTGCAATAGCGCCGATGATCGATAGAAGTGCCTTCATAGGTGGTTGCGATGGAGTTAGTGGTGTTTTAGGAGCGGAGATGATTGGAGAAAAGCCTGTAGGAACAATGCCTCATGCATTAGTCCTAACGGTTGGTGACCAAGTAAAGGCATGGAAATACTTCGATGAGGTCATGCCAGAGGAGGTTCCAAGAGTAGCTCTCGTTGACACCCTTTGCGATGAAAAGCTAGAGGCTTTAATGGCGGCTGAAGCGTTGGGAGAAAGGCTAGCTGCAGTGAGACTCGATACACCAAGTTCAAGAAGGGGGAACTTCAAACGCATAGTGGAGGAGGTAAGGTGGGAGCTGGATTTAAGAGGTTACGATCACGTTAAGATATTTTTAAGCGGAGGGCTGGATGAGGAAAGTATTAAAGAGCTTGCTGACATAGCTGATGCCTTTGGTGTCGGAGGAAGCATAGCAAGTGCAAAACCAATAGACTTCTCCCTCGATATCGTCGAGGTCGAAGGGAAGCCCATAACTAAAAGAGGAAAGCTGAGCGGGAGAAAGCAAGTATACAGATGTGAAAACGGTCACTACCACAGAGTTCCAGCAGAGAAAAAGCTTGAAAAGTGCCCAGTCTGTGGAGCGAAAGTTGAACCCCTTCTAAAGCCGCTCATTGAAAACGGTGAAATAGTGGCAGAACTGCCAAAGGCGAGGGAGATCAGAGAATACGTCCTTGAGCAGGCAAAGAAGTTTGGGTTGACACTTGAATAGCCTTTTTTCGTTTTTATCAATTTATCCCCGGGATGATGAAGAGCCCGCTTAATCCCTGAGCTTAGCTGTGATGCTTGGTGGGGGCTCTGACCGCCAAACTCATAAACAATCAAGCCTCTAGAACCATACCCATAGAATAGAAGTTAATAAAAAGAGAAAGAAGTTCATTCGACTGTGATTGATCCTGTTGGGCAGCTCTCTGCTGCCTCTTTTGCACATTCGAGATCGGTTTCAGGCACAATTGCCTTAGCTTTTCCATCGTCATCCATCTCAAAGACATCTGGGCAGATGCTTGCGCAAACTCCACATCCAATGCATGTGTCCTTATCAACACTAACCTTCATTTCCGACACCTCCAAAGAGCTTCAAAAATAGAGGGAAAGCTAAGTTTAAAAATCTTTTTCAAACTAAAGGTTATACTACACATTCTAAAGAAAGAGGTCAATGCTTGGGATCAAAGAAGAAAACAGAAAGGAATACAAAAGAGAAAATTGATGAAAACATCAAATCTCTTCAATGTATATACAGCTTACAGGACAAGCTTCGGCAGCCTCTCTGGCACAATCAATGAGATCTTCTCCAATAATCTCAACTTTTGGTTGGCTCTTTCCCTCATCGTTCATCTCAAAAACGTCTGGGCAGAGACTTGCACAGATAGCATCTCCTATACAAACATCTTGATCAACCCTAACTTTCCACTGGGCCATCTGAATCACCGTATTAATATAACAAAGGTTATGATATAAAGGTTTCGAACTATTAGATTAGTCTAAAAAATTTAGGAAATAACTCAGATCATTCCCAACCTTTTCTTGACTTCTTCACTTATTCTGTCCGGAGTCCAAGGCGGATCAAATGTGAGCTCTATTTCCGCATCCTTAACTCCAGGAATTTCGAGAATTTTCTGCTCCACAGCCTGAAGAAGCCACATGGTAAGAGGACATCCCGGAGTTGTCATGGTCATCTTGACATAAACGGTGTTGTCAGGGTTTATCTTGAGCTCATATATAAGCCCCAGATTAACAACATCTATTCCAATTTCAGGGTCAATCACTTCTTTGAGCTTTTCAAGAATCATTTCCTTTGTGATCTTAGTGTTTTCACTCATTTTCCTCACCTGAAAAAAGTTTCTAAACAACAAATTTAAACCTTATGGAACAAAAATGTGGAAAAAGAATCAAGTTGTTGAGCTTTCCTCGTCGTCATATAGTTCTTGACCAACTGTGATTTCCTCTTCATAACCTCTGGATCCCTCGATGGTTTGAATTCTAAACATATAGCTCTTGTACCAGTTGTACGTAGGCATGGTCTTTACTGGCAAGAGTTTCCACGCTCTCGTTTCCTCAACGTATCCCCAGTTGACGTACTCGTTAAAGTTCCTTATTATATCCGTTATAACTACGTTGAACTCTGTTATGAGGAGCTTCTCTATCTGGTGCCATTTGTCAATTGAACTTTCCCTTCTTGTAATTCCAAAGTAACCTGCACATCCTGGGCCCTTTAGTGTTGCAATTCCCCTTCCAACAAAAGCCCTAACAGCATCGACTGTCTCGGGAGGATCGGTGATAAAAGTATCGAACTTCCTTAAGGCATAATCTGGTAAAGGCTTTCTGAGATCGAAGGTGAATATCTCCACGTTACTGTAGCCGATTTCCTCCGCAGTTTTTTCAATAAACTTTGTGAGTCTCTCATCAATATCAAGAACCGCAATCCTCTTTGGAAGGCCCGAAAGCATTAGAGCAATGCTCGTTAAATCGTCATCTCCAAGGACAAAGACCTCCTTATTTTCAAGATCTCCCCTCGTATGCATCAAGGCTACCCTTGCAACTGTTGTCTCGGGAGTTACATATGCCTGATCAAACTCATGCTTTGGCTCGGGCCTGTTTTTCACTATTTCTTTAAACTCCTCAAGGAGGTCTCTAAAAGCATCAAGTTCAACTGTTTTTCCTTGGCAGTGGCTGCAGGTGTAGTCTTCTCTCCTTCCGATTCCATACTTCTCCACAAGCTCCTTCCCCTTCTGGGTAAGGATTATCCCATCTTTGAACTCCACATAGCCTAAATCGTGAAGCGCTTCAACCACTGCAACCACGAGGGGAAGTGGTTCTTCGCTAAGGTCTACTACCCTCCATGGATCGCTGCTCGCAAGAATTGCACTCAACACGTTTTCAATGGTCCTCTCATAAACGGGTATTGATGTTTTCTCTCTAACTCTCTCAACAATCGCTTTCATCTCCGCTCCCTCCATTAACTTTCATCAAAACCGTCGAAAGAAGTTCATGAAAAGCTATTTTAAAGTTTTTGGAATAAATTTTTAGCCCTACTTTCATTAGAAAAAGAGGTGAGAAAAATGCCGATATATTTCATAGGACTGGGACTTTATGATGAAAAGGACATTACCCTTAAGGGCCTGGAAATAGCAAGAAAGTGCGATTTGGTGTTTGCAGAATTTTACACCTCTCTCTTAGCTGGAACAGACATAAAAAAGATAGAAGAACAGATAGGAAAACCGATAAGACTATTAAACAGAGAAGACGTTGAGCTGAACTTTGAGAGGATAGTCCTCAGTGAGGCAAAAACCAAGGATGTTGCCTTTCTCACGGCTGGAGACCCAATGGTAGCGACAACTCATGCGGACTTAAGGATAAGGGCAAAGCAGATGGGAGTAGAGAGCTACGTTATCCATGCGCCATCTATCTACTCTGCCGTTGCTATAACCGGACTTCAAATCTACAAATTTGGGAAGAGCGCTACCGTTGCCTACCCGGAAAAGAACTGGTTCCCAACCAGCCACTATGACACAATCAAAGAAAACAAAGAACGTGGTCTTCATACGCTTCTCTTCCTTGACATTAAAGCAGCAGAAGGGAGGTACATGACCGCCAACGAGGCTATGAAGATTCTCCTTCAAGTGGAGGAGAAGAAAAAAGATGGAGTCTTTACCGAAGACACTTTTGTGGTTGTCCTTGCAAGAGCAGGTTCCCTAAACCCAACGCTCAAAGCCGGTTATGTAAAAGACATGATAAAAGAAGACTTTGGAAAGCAGCCTCACGTTTTAATAGTTCCCGGAAGGCTGCACATAGTCGAGGCAGAATACTTGGTAGCCTTTGCCGATGCTCCTGAGCAGATATTAAAGGAAGTTTAGCTTTTTTCTCTCTCTGTTTATTGGGGCAATGTAACGCTGGTAAAATTCCTCAGCTTCCTCGTATGCTCCTCCACCCATTCCCCACTAATTTTTCTCCTTGCAACCCCGTCTTTTATGGCGTGTTCCGCAACTGCCCTTGCTTCTTTTGGATACACCTCAGGATGCAGTGGAGTGGGGATTATGTGGTCTTCTGACAGTTCTTCCTCACTCACACAGCTCGCTATAGCCTCAGCTGCAGCTATGTTCATGTTCAAAGTAATTTCCCTCGCTCTAACATCCAAAGCCCCTCGAAATCAGCTTAATTGTATTCACAATCTCATCTACGTCATTACTGTCTATCAGTATAGGGAACGCATCCACACCAGCTAGGGCTTTGAAGAGAACGCATTTGCCTTCCATCACAGGCATTCCAGCTAAAACCCCAATGTTCTCCAAACCAAGCACCGCAGAACCGTCTGTAACTACAGCCACGGTGTTTGGTATAGAGGTGTAGTCTTCATAACTTTCTCCATTTGCTATAGCCTTACAGGGCTCAGCAACACCCGGGGTGTATGCCAGGCTTAGGTCATAGAAGTCCTCAACCTTAACCTTTGGAATAACCTCTATTTTTCCATTTCCGGGAAAGTTGTTTCGATGGTAATCGAGGGCATCCCTTTCAAGCTTTTTTCTTTGTTCTTCGCTAATCCTCATGAATTCATCCCCTATCTTGTGAGACCTCTTTCAATTAAACTCTTTCCATGTTTTTGTTTGACATTTTTGTGTTCAAAATATTTAAATATACTGGTTGTTTTATCACTTTCGTATCAATTAGGGGTGAGAGGGATGAAGGCTTTTGAGAAATATTTCGAGTTTGAGAAGTACAGAACGGATATGAGAACTGAGGTACTCGCGGGGATAACCACTTTCATGACAATGGCATATATTCTCTTCGTAAACCCTGCAATATTAAGCGATGCGATGGGAAAAGAAGCCTTTAACTCACTTGTAGCGGTAACGGCACTTGCAGCAGGAATTTCCACAATAATAATGGGCATCTATGCCAAAAAGCCCTTTGCTTTAGCTCCGGGAATGGGACTGAATGCCTACTTTGCCTACAGTGTCGTGCTTGGAATGGGTTACGATTGGAGAGTGGCACTTGCAGCAGTTTTTGTTGAGGGAATAATCTTCATAATACTTAGCATTACCAAAGTTAGGAGCGCAATAATCCATGCAATTCCACTAAGCCAGAAATATGCAGTTGGAGCTGGAATAGGACTTTTCTTGACATTGATAGGCCTTAATGACGTTGGTCTTCTAACCGCCTTTGTTGATAAGAACGGGGTGCTTAAGTTCACCGGGTTTAATGCCTCAGCACTTGGAACAAAAGCAGGTCTTTTGTTCCTATTCGGACTGTTCTTGGCTGCAATCCTCATAAGCCTCCGGGTGAAGGGTGCTCTATTAATTTCAATCCTTACCACAAGCATTTTGGGATGGATAAGCGGAGCTGCACCCTGGCCAGAACATTTCTTCTCAACTCCAGACATAAGCTACACCTTTCTAAAACTTGACCTTCAAGGCCTCCTCAACGTAGGAGCAATTGGTGTAGTGTTTGCCTTCTTCATGGTCGACTTCTTTGACACCCTCGGAACAGTAACGGGGTTAAGTGCCAAGGCAGGTTTCCTGACAAAAGAAGGGAAAGTGCCGGATGCCGAGAAGGTTCTCTTGACCGATGCAATAGGCACAACCTTTGGTGCACTCCTCGGAACTTCAACCGTAACAACGTATATAGAGAGCGCCGCTGGAATTGAAGAGGGCGGAAGAACAGGGATGACAGCCCTAGTGACAGGTCTACTCTTCCTTGCCATAGGATTGTTCATAGCACCCATTGCGCAAGCAATTCC
This genomic window from Thermococcus alcaliphilus contains:
- a CDS encoding nicotinate phosphoribosyltransferase; its protein translation is MKDFYIAHEDEIKAGKTTDVYFIRTKKILEEKGIHKKVFADISTTSLPKGWKWGVLAGVEEVAKLLEGHPVNVYSMPEGTIFHPYEPVMQIEGYYKEFGIFETALLGMLSQASGIATAALRVKMAANFKPVYSFGIRHMHPAIAPMIDRSAFIGGCDGVSGVLGAEMIGEKPVGTMPHALVLTVGDQVKAWKYFDEVMPEEVPRVALVDTLCDEKLEALMAAEALGERLAAVRLDTPSSRRGNFKRIVEEVRWELDLRGYDHVKIFLSGGLDEESIKELADIADAFGVGGSIASAKPIDFSLDIVEVEGKPITKRGKLSGRKQVYRCENGHYHRVPAEKKLEKCPVCGAKVEPLLKPLIENGEIVAELPKAREIREYVLEQAKKFGLTLE
- the dph5 gene encoding diphthine synthase, translated to MPIYFIGLGLYDEKDITLKGLEIARKCDLVFAEFYTSLLAGTDIKKIEEQIGKPIRLLNREDVELNFERIVLSEAKTKDVAFLTAGDPMVATTHADLRIRAKQMGVESYVIHAPSIYSAVAITGLQIYKFGKSATVAYPEKNWFPTSHYDTIKENKERGLHTLLFLDIKAAEGRYMTANEAMKILLQVEEKKKDGVFTEDTFVVVLARAGSLNPTLKAGYVKDMIKEDFGKQPHVLIVPGRLHIVEAEYLVAFADAPEQILKEV
- the bpsA gene encoding N(4)-bis(aminopropyl)spermidine synthase, which encodes MKAIVERVREKTSIPVYERTIENVLSAILASSDPWRVVDLSEEPLPLVVAVVEALHDLGYVEFKDGIILTQKGKELVEKYGIGRREDYTCSHCQGKTVELDAFRDLLEEFKEIVKNRPEPKHEFDQAYVTPETTVARVALMHTRGDLENKEVFVLGDDDLTSIALMLSGLPKRIAVLDIDERLTKFIEKTAEEIGYSNVEIFTFDLRKPLPDYALRKFDTFITDPPETVDAVRAFVGRGIATLKGPGCAGYFGITRRESSIDKWHQIEKLLITEFNVVITDIIRNFNEYVNWGYVEETRAWKLLPVKTMPTYNWYKSYMFRIQTIEGSRGYEEEITVGQELYDDEESSTT
- a CDS encoding ferredoxin encodes the protein MKVSVDKDTCIGCGVCASICPDVFEMDDDGKAKAIVPETDLECAKEAAESCPTGSITVE
- a CDS encoding ferredoxin translates to MAQWKVRVDQDVCIGDAICASLCPDVFEMNDEGKSQPKVEIIGEDLIDCAREAAEACPVSCIYIEEI
- a CDS encoding NCS2 family permease, which produces MKAFEKYFEFEKYRTDMRTEVLAGITTFMTMAYILFVNPAILSDAMGKEAFNSLVAVTALAAGISTIIMGIYAKKPFALAPGMGLNAYFAYSVVLGMGYDWRVALAAVFVEGIIFIILSITKVRSAIIHAIPLSQKYAVGAGIGLFLTLIGLNDVGLLTAFVDKNGVLKFTGFNASALGTKAGLLFLFGLFLAAILISLRVKGALLISILTTSILGWISGAAPWPEHFFSTPDISYTFLKLDLQGLLNVGAIGVVFAFFMVDFFDTLGTVTGLSAKAGFLTKEGKVPDAEKVLLTDAIGTTFGALLGTSTVTTYIESAAGIEEGGRTGMTALVTGLLFLAIGLFIAPIAQAIPAFATAPALVIVGYYMLSAIRGVDFDDASEAIPAFLVLITIPYTYSIADGIGMGFISYTIIKLFSGRGKEIHPLMYVLALIFIGYFAYLGGLF